TGGCAAAGGCCGGGGGCAGCTTGACCCGGTCCATGCAGCAGGAGGTGAGGGCGTTGATCCACATGGCTTCCAGGTCCAGGCCGTTGAGGGTCTCGGTGGTGGTCACGTCCGCGATGCCGATGCCGATGCCGTTGCCGCCGGAGGCGGCCGTCACCCGCAGGGCCGCGATGGTGTTGATGAAGGGATGTCCGTAGGGCTCGCCGAAGCCTGTCCGCCCCACGACCTTGGAATCCATGCCGGTGCCGCTGATGTCCTTGCCGATCTCCATCACCACCAGCATGTCCAGCTGTTCGAAGGGCAGCACGGCCTTGAGCTCCTTGGCCCTGACCAGCAGCTCCCGGTCGGCCCTGGGCATGTCCGCGGCTTCGACGCCTTCCACGAGGCAGATGCGGCTTTCGGCGTTTTCCACCACGGCCAGCCCGAAGGCCACGGGCGCATGGGCGATGATGTGTTCGGCCAGCAGGGGGATGTGGTCCACCAGTCCCCTGCGGCCGAAGATATGGGCGTTTTTGGCCCCCAGGTCCTTGCCGAGGCCCACGGTGAGCATCTTGCACAGGCCGCTTTCGATGTCCGACGTGAAATTGGTGTGCGCCTTGACCCTGACCACGGTCACGATGGCATCGGCTTCAAAGGCGTCGCGGGAGATGTGGCAGGCCACGCCGGGAGCCGCGCAGCCCAGGTCCACCGTCTCCAGGGAGGAGACGACCGGGGCCCCGGTGCTCTCCTCCGTGACGCCCAGGTGACGCAGCAGCATGCGCTGTCCTTCGGCGTCGGCGCCGCCGTGGCTGCCCATGGCCGGCACGATGAACGGCCGGAGCCCCATACCGCGCAGGGCCGTGATGCAGCCGCGCACCAGCAGGGGGAGCCTGTCGATGCCCCGGCTGCCCACGGCTACGGCCACACGGGCCCCGGCAGGCAGGGCCCGCAGGGATGGGGAGCCCATGACCTTTGCCTGCGCCAGGCGCTCGACAGCGGCACAGGCCGGTGCGGACGGGGGGCGCAGCCGGACGCCGGTGAAGGCGGGGATGGTGACGGGAGAGACGAGCCTGAAGCTGCGCGGTCTGAAGGTGGCGATGCTGCTGTCCATGGGAACGACCTCAGGGGAAAAGGAGGGGACAGGAGGCCTGGCCCCCTGTCCCCTGCGGGCTTACATGTACTTCTTGGAACGGGTCACGGTGATGATGTTGCACTTTTTGATGGTCTCGGGTGTCAGTTCCTGGCCGATGCCGGGCTTGTCCGGGATGGCGTAGCGGCCGTTGACCGGCTGGTAGTCATAGAGGCAGGTCTCGCGGCTTTCGGGGTTCAGGGCCCGCTGATGGTGCTCGTGGATGAGGAAGTTGGGGATGACGGCCTCGATCTGCAGGGCGGCCGCCTTGGAGATGGGGCTGCCGCAGACGTGGATCTGCACGGCGCAGTCATAGGCATGGCCCATGTCGCAGATCTTCTTGGCTTCGGTGATGCCGCCGCACAGGCAGATGTCGGGCTGGATGACCTGCAGGGCGCGGGACTCGAAGAAGGGCCGGTAGCCGTAGCGGGTGTAGATGCGTTCACCGGAGGCGATGGGGATGTTCACCCTGTTCTTCACTTCCACCATGTTCTGGACGTTGAGCGGGTGGCAGGGCTCCTCGAAGTAGAAGATGCGCAGGTCCTCCAGGGCCTTGCCCATCTGGATGGCCGAGGTGGTGTCGGTGTTGGAGTGGTTCTCGATGATGATGTCCAGATCGTCGCCGCCGGCTTCGCGCATGGCCGCCACACGGTCATAGACGGTCTTGATGACCTTGTGCTCCAGCGGGCCGGTGATCTTCCAGGGGCCCTTGCCGTCAGGCCGGTCACTGAAGATGATGGGATCCACCTTGATGGCGTCATAGCCGTCGGCCATGGCCACGCGGGTGACCTCCGCGTACTCTTCGGGGGTGATGAGTTTCTGCTTGTCCAGCCTGGTGCCCCAGTTGAACTGCAGCTGGCTGGCGTAGACGCGCAGGTTGTCGTTGGTCTTGCCGCCCAGCAGCTGCCATACGGGCTGGTTCAGGGCCTTGCCCTTGATGTCCCACAGGGCGATGTCGATGCCGCTCATGCCGGCATAGACCACGGTACCGCCGCCCATGCCCCAGAAGGTCTTGCGGAAGATGGTCTCCCAGATCTGCTCGATGTTCATGGGATCTTCGCCGATGATGACCTCGGCGAAGTCCTGCACCATGCCCAGGCCGGCGCGCCAGCCCTTGCCGTAGGCAAGGCCGACTTCGCCGAAACCGCTGATGCCTTCATCGGTGTTGATGCGTACGATGACGGGGGACCAGTCGCCGCGGGATGCCCCGGCGTTGCCGCTGGGCACCTGCATGACGTCGACGCTGACGATCTTCATGATGTTCTCCTTTATGCGTACCGTGACCGGAGGGCGCGTGTACGGTTCAAAATCGTTTCGAAAACAGGCCCTTGCCTGTTACTTCGCGGCCTTCTTGCGCATGTTGTAGAGCGAATAGGCAACGGACAGGATGGAGATGGCGATAAAGAACAGGGCGATGGGGCTGTCCAGGAAGGCCGCGGGCGTCCCGTGGCCCAGCGTGATGCTGATGCGCAGCTGGCTTTCCGCCATGCGGCCCAGCATGAGGCCCAGCACCAGCGGCAGGAGCGGGAAGTTGAGCGCCGCCATGACCGTGCCCAGGATGCCCATGCCGAAGAAGACCCAGACGTCGAACATGCTGCTGTTGAGGGCGTAGCAGCCGATGACGCAGAGCATCACGATGATGGGGAAGAGGATCTCGCGCGGCAGGCTCAGGGCCTTCACCATGAGGCGGATGCCGTAGATGAGCATCAGCAGCATGAGGATGACGCTGATGAAGAAGGCCAGGTAGATGATCATGATCAGCTCGGGATTGTCGCGCATCAGCAGGGGGCCGGGCTGCAGGCCCTGCAGCATGAAGGCGCCGAGCATCATCATGGTGGTGGCGTCGCCGGGGATGCCCAGCGTCAGCAGCGGGATCATGGCGCCGCCGGTGGAAGCGCAGCTGGCCACTTCCGAGGCGATGATGCCGTTGGGGTTGCCGGTACCGAAGGTCTCGGGTTCCTTGGAGGCGGCCTTGGCCTGGGAGTAGGCCACGATGTTGGACAGGCCGGGGCCCACGCCGGGCAGGATGCCGATGCCCGTACCGATCAGGGCGGAGCGGATGACGTTCTTCCAGTGCCGGAACACGTCCAGGGCCACGCGCCAGAATTCACGCTGCGTGAAGGTGGCGTTCATGATGGTGTACGGCTCGCGGATGCTGCGGACCTCGATCAGGATCTGCGAGACGGCGAACATGCCGATGAGCACCGGCATGACGCTGAAGCCGGACTGGAGGTCGGCGATGCCGAAGTCGAAGCGCGGCATGCCGTCGGTCTCGCTCAGGCCCACGCAGGAAAGCAGCAGGCCCAGCGCGGCGGAGATGAAACCCTTGATCAGCGACTTGTGGGAAATGGAGACGATGCAGCTCAGGGTGAACAGGACGAGCGAGAAATATTCACAGGGGCCGAAGTCCAGGGCAAAGGTGCTCAGCGGGGGCGCCAGGAGCACCAGGCAGAAGAAGGAAAAGATGCCGCCCAGGAAGGCCGAAAAGACGCCGTAGGACAGGGCCTTGCCGGCCAGACCTTTCTTGGCCATGGGGTAGGCGTCGAAGGTGGTGGCCACGCTGGCGGGCGTGCCGGGGATGTTCAGCAGCGAGGCCGAGACCAGGCCGCCGGCGATGCCGCCGATATAGACGGACACCAGCAGGATCAGGCCGTGGTTCACGTCCATGCCGTAGGTGATGGGCACCAGCAGGGCCACGGCCATGGTGGACGTCAGTCCGGGAAGAGCGCCGATGATCAGGCCGCCGAAAACCCCGCAAACCATCAGCATGATGGTAAACAAATCAAAGTTGCCTATGATTGCGCCTAATTGTGAAAGCATAGCAGCTCCTTGTCCCGGACTCGTCATGCAGCAGCGGAATTCGGGATCATGATGTTTGCAGCCAGGCAATGACAGCAGGGGCATGCCCCGTGCCGTCCTGTGCAAGGGATTAGGGAAGGAACAGAAGCATGACCTTGGCAAAGATGTAGTAGATGATCGCTGTCATGCCGATCGTGGAACAAACATAGATGACATACCACTTGGTACTTCCCTTCTTCCCGAGATAGATCATATTCACGATGAGATAGATGAGCGTTGCGGGAAGATAGCCGGCATACGGAAGCGCCATGAGATAAATGAAGAAAAGGGCGATGAAGATGGTCTGGTCTTTTGTGGTGCAGAATATCTTTTCCGGCGCGGCCTTCTGGTCCTTGCCCGCGGGGGAGAAGGAGATGCTCTTGAACAGCAGCACCACGGACAGGATCGCGATGACGATGACCATCAGATGCGGGAAGAACAGGGGCCCCAGATCGACACCGCCCTGGGTCTCGATGCGGGTGGATTCCACATAGAATCCCAGCATGGCAAGCAGCAGGACGATGGAGGCTAAGAAATCCCTTTTGTTGACGATATGCATAACGGCCTCCTGGCCTTGAACGTTGGATACGGCCCTGCAGCGCGCAGGGGGGAGCGGCCGGGAGCCCCGCAGGCCCCCGGCCCGGCGGTCAGCGGATCATCCTGTTGGCCTTGGCAAGGCGGAGGTAGAGGGCGGATTCCTTTTCCCACACGGCGGTGGTGGCGGCGCTGTCCTTGTACTGGGCCACGATGCCCTGCTTCTTCAGCAGCTCGATGACTTCAGGATCCTGCAGGGCCTTCTCGACGGCGGCCTGGAACTTGGCAATGATGGCCTGGGGGGTCCCCTTGGGGAATTCGGCGGAATAGAGGAAGACGCTCTCGGCGTTGATGCCCTGTTCCATCAGGGTCGGATACTGGGGGGCCAGCACGCTGCGCTGGGGCGAGGCCATGGCCAGGATCTTCACGTCGCCGGATTCCACATAGGGAGCGACAGCGGCATAGCCGGCCGTGGTGATGTCACACACGCCGCCCATGACGTTGATGATGCGGGTCTTGTCGCCGGCACCGGGGATCTGCATGATCTTCAGCCCTCCCATGGATTCGCTGATGGCCAGGAAGGTGAAGTGGGAGGCGGAGTTGACGGCCAGGCTCCACTTGATCTGCCCGGGGTGGGCCTTGATGTCGTCGATGACTTCCTTCATGGAGTTCCACTTGGCGTCCTTCTTGACGAAGACGGCGATGTCGCTGGTGCCGATGGAGCAGGCCATCTCGAAGTCTTTCCAGGTATATTTGGCCCTGCCGATGACGGGGGCGATGGCCAGGTTGGCGGGGTGTTCCCAGAGGACGGTATAGCCGTCAGGTGCCGCACGGTTGACGCGCAGGGCCCCGTTCAGGCCGGCGGCACCGGAGATGTTGGTGATGACCACAGGCTGCCCGAGGATGTTCGCCACCTTGTCCATGACGATGCGGGCGGAAAGGTCGCTGCCGCCGCCGGGAGCCCAGGGGACGATGACCTGAATGCTTTTTTCCGGCCAGGTGCCGCCGGCATGTGCCGGGAGCCCCCACAGCATGAGCGCCGCGACCAGGATGCAGAAAAGATTTTTCTTCATATCATTGCCTCCTTGATGGATTTACAGTTTGAAAAGCAAATATCGGGCCAGCTTTGTTTTTTAATATAACATATTAAAATAAAATACTATTTATATACTTTTAAAATTTTTTGCGTATTTCATTTTGGATAGAAAGGTTCCATTTTAGGATCCCCGCCGCCCGGGGCGGCCCCAGGCGGCAAGCGCGCACAGCAGCGAGACCACCGAAAGGCCAAGGTAGAGCGACAGGGCCACGGCATAGTCCTGGGGGCCGAAGCTGCCCCCGGCGTCTCCGCAGCGTGCCAGGATCAGGCCCGTCAGGGGCTGCAGGAGCAGGACGAGCAGGGAGGGCAGGGTGTTGAGCAGGCCGCTGGCGGTGCCCAGCAGCGCGCTGCCGAAGATGCCCGGCATGCAGGCGAAGCCGGCGGACAGCGAGCCCATCCCGAAAAAGGCGAGCAGGAAGAACCAGACGCACAGGACGGGGATGGAAAAACCGGCGCCCCGGAAGATCAGGACGGCAAAAAGCAGGACATACATCGCCGCGGCTATGGGCATCATGGTGCGCGGCGTGCGGAACACCCGGTCGCACAGCCAGGCATTGGCCAGGGCCCCCAGAAGGGTGCCCATGCCCAGCATGTTCAGCACGTTGCCCGTAGTGACCGTATCCAGATGGTGGACAGCCCGCAGGTACTGGCCGCCCCACAGGCCGCCGAAGGCATTGTGCAGGCTGAACTGGCAGCAGAACCAGCCGGCGATGAACAGGAACTGCCGGTTGCGCAGGATGTGCCCCAGCACGGCCGGGGGGACGGCTCCGGCCCTGCCGGCAGGGCCGGGGCGGCTGGCGTGTGCGGGCGTGTCCCGGACGGTCACGCCCAGGGCCAGGGCAAAGCAGAGGGTGATGGACGCCACGACCAGGTGGCTGGTCCGCCAGCCCAGGCTGTCGCACAGGTAGCCCATGCCGCCGGAGCCGATGACCAGTCCCAGCCCCCCCATGCCCAGCAGCAGGCCGTTCAGGCGCGCATAGATCGTGGGCGGGAACCAGGCATTGAAGAGCTTGAGGCCGGCGATGAAGATGACGGACGTCCCGAAGCCGATGGCGGCCCGGCCCAGCAGCAGGCCGGGGGCGGAGGTGGAAAGGGCGAACAGGGCGGTGCCCGCCGCGGCCGCCAGCAGGAAGCAGGGCAGGATCCTGCGCGGGCCGTAGCTGTCGACCAGAAGGCCGCACACCATCTGCATGATGCCGAACGTCAGGAAGAGGATGGAGGACAGGAAACCGATCATGACCGGCCCCATGCCCGTTTCGGACATGATGGCGGCGGACATGATGGAGGGCGTCATCCTGTGGAAGGGGATGAGGAGATAGGCGGTGCAGATCAGCACGAGGATCAGCAGGG
This is a stretch of genomic DNA from Desulfovibrio piger. It encodes these proteins:
- a CDS encoding MFS transporter: MHTADSSRALLILVLICTAYLLIPFHRMTPSIMSAAIMSETGMGPVMIGFLSSILFLTFGIMQMVCGLLVDSYGPRRILPCFLLAAAAGTALFALSTSAPGLLLGRAAIGFGTSVIFIAGLKLFNAWFPPTIYARLNGLLLGMGGLGLVIGSGGMGYLCDSLGWRTSHLVVASITLCFALALGVTVRDTPAHASRPGPAGRAGAVPPAVLGHILRNRQFLFIAGWFCCQFSLHNAFGGLWGGQYLRAVHHLDTVTTGNVLNMLGMGTLLGALANAWLCDRVFRTPRTMMPIAAAMYVLLFAVLIFRGAGFSIPVLCVWFFLLAFFGMGSLSAGFACMPGIFGSALLGTASGLLNTLPSLLVLLLQPLTGLILARCGDAGGSFGPQDYAVALSLYLGLSVVSLLCALAAWGRPGRRGS
- a CDS encoding mandelate racemase/muconate lactonizing enzyme family protein, whose protein sequence is MKIVSVDVMQVPSGNAGASRGDWSPVIVRINTDEGISGFGEVGLAYGKGWRAGLGMVQDFAEVIIGEDPMNIEQIWETIFRKTFWGMGGGTVVYAGMSGIDIALWDIKGKALNQPVWQLLGGKTNDNLRVYASQLQFNWGTRLDKQKLITPEEYAEVTRVAMADGYDAIKVDPIIFSDRPDGKGPWKITGPLEHKVIKTVYDRVAAMREAGGDDLDIIIENHSNTDTTSAIQMGKALEDLRIFYFEEPCHPLNVQNMVEVKNRVNIPIASGERIYTRYGYRPFFESRALQVIQPDICLCGGITEAKKICDMGHAYDCAVQIHVCGSPISKAAALQIEAVIPNFLIHEHHQRALNPESRETCLYDYQPVNGRYAIPDKPGIGQELTPETIKKCNIITVTRSKKYM
- a CDS encoding tripartite tricarboxylate transporter permease; amino-acid sequence: MLMVCGVFGGLIIGALPGLTSTMAVALLVPITYGMDVNHGLILLVSVYIGGIAGGLVSASLLNIPGTPASVATTFDAYPMAKKGLAGKALSYGVFSAFLGGIFSFFCLVLLAPPLSTFALDFGPCEYFSLVLFTLSCIVSISHKSLIKGFISAALGLLLSCVGLSETDGMPRFDFGIADLQSGFSVMPVLIGMFAVSQILIEVRSIREPYTIMNATFTQREFWRVALDVFRHWKNVIRSALIGTGIGILPGVGPGLSNIVAYSQAKAASKEPETFGTGNPNGIIASEVASCASTGGAMIPLLTLGIPGDATTMMMLGAFMLQGLQPGPLLMRDNPELIMIIYLAFFISVILMLLMLIYGIRLMVKALSLPREILFPIIVMLCVIGCYALNSSMFDVWVFFGMGILGTVMAALNFPLLPLVLGLMLGRMAESQLRISITLGHGTPAAFLDSPIALFFIAISILSVAYSLYNMRKKAAK
- a CDS encoding tripartite tricarboxylate transporter TctB family protein, with product MHIVNKRDFLASIVLLLAMLGFYVESTRIETQGGVDLGPLFFPHLMVIVIAILSVVLLFKSISFSPAGKDQKAAPEKIFCTTKDQTIFIALFFIYLMALPYAGYLPATLIYLIVNMIYLGKKGSTKWYVIYVCSTIGMTAIIYYIFAKVMLLFLP
- a CDS encoding tripartite tricarboxylate transporter substrate binding protein — translated: MKKNLFCILVAALMLWGLPAHAGGTWPEKSIQVIVPWAPGGGSDLSARIVMDKVANILGQPVVITNISGAAGLNGALRVNRAAPDGYTVLWEHPANLAIAPVIGRAKYTWKDFEMACSIGTSDIAVFVKKDAKWNSMKEVIDDIKAHPGQIKWSLAVNSASHFTFLAISESMGGLKIMQIPGAGDKTRIINVMGGVCDITTAGYAAVAPYVESGDVKILAMASPQRSVLAPQYPTLMEQGINAESVFLYSAEFPKGTPQAIIAKFQAAVEKALQDPEVIELLKKQGIVAQYKDSAATTAVWEKESALYLRLAKANRMIR